In Pantanalinema sp., the genomic window AACCTGAGCGAGCTGGTCAGCGCCGGCTTCGACGTCTGGGGCGTCGAGGGCAAGCGCGTCAAGGGCAGCGCCAACGCCGCCTCGCTGGAGACCATCCAGCGCCTCAACCTGCCCGTCGAGTCCTTCAGGAGCCTGGGCAACTCCTTCGACAAGGGCTACAAGACCACCGAGCAGATCGAGGCCGACCTCAAGGCGCTCGCGGCCAAGTACCCCGACATGACCAAGCTCGAGGACTTCGGCGACAGCTGGGAGAAGACCCAGGGCAAGACCGGTCACGACCTCTTCGTCCTCAAGATCGGCCGCGGCAACACCGCGAGCAAGCCGGGCGTCATCTTCCTGGGCAACCACCACGCCCGCGAGATCGTCACCCCCGAGATCGTGCTGAACATCGCCCACATGCTGCTCGAGGGCTACGGCAAGGACCCCGAGATCACCGCCTACGTCGACAGCCGCGACATCTGGCTGGCTCCGACCGTCAACCCCGACGGCCACGTCCACGCCGAGCAGGGCGCCAACCAGCGCAAGA contains:
- a CDS encoding M14 family zinc carboxypeptidase → MTRLSIASRWRKAAAIALTLGLVAGCGMSPMRTGADPAEVSRLKAQAERSTTGLVNVVVTHGTAKNLSELVSAGFDVWGVEGKRVKGSANAASLETIQRLNLPVESFRSLGNSFDKGYKTTEQIEADLKALAAKYPDMTKLEDFGDSWEKTQGKTGHDLFVLKIGRGNTASKPGVIFLGNHHAREIVTPEIVLNIAHMLLEGYGKDPEITAYVDSRDIWLAPTVNPDGHVHAEQGANQRKNTNVVTGGKRRIGVDLNRNYGYKWNNGGASSDPENDTFMGVSAFSEPETQAIKQLVGSRKFAFLMTYHSFSNLILWP